The Oxyura jamaicensis isolate SHBP4307 breed ruddy duck chromosome 3, BPBGC_Ojam_1.0, whole genome shotgun sequence genome segment GCTTACATCAGAGGAGAATATAGCATAATAACCATACAGAAATGAGTATTTCTacagtgcaaaaataaaaaatattttcttgtgtaGTTGGTTTAATCTCAAGAGCTCCTGCTTGGGTCACCTTTTAGACAGGAGAGAGTTAGCAATCTGCTGTATAGTTCTGGTGGGCTCTGCTGCAAGCATCCATACCTGATCCCAAACATCAGCTGTTACATCTGGAAGTCACACATGAACACAGCATCACTACCTTCATCAAATGAGACTGCAACTCCTTCTGGCTACAAGCAACATTTCTGACTGTGCAACGAAGATAATGGTATGATCACTTTTACTTCCCATTCCAGGGTGTAATCTAGGCCCTTGTGTGATTTGGGAAGGAGTCACTTGATCTATGGGGTGAGACGTTACCGCTCCCGGAGGCGGatgccagctcctgccagcgGTGCAGCAGTGAACTTGGGGAACATCGGTGTAACTTGCTTAGATGTTGAGAGCCTTATGTAGGCACCTGGGGAGGTCCATGTGCAGCTGCTCACGTGCAGCCTAGGATAATACAACCTCTGCCAGAAGAAAGAGTACTCTCCAATGTATTGCAGGGAAGTCACACAAGTTACAGAAAGCAGCTGGGGGATCTTTAGCTTATATCTGCACAGCAACAAGAGGCAAACTTCCATTTAACATCCTACAGGCTAAACTCAGGCTGGAGTGGCTTTATTGGCTTCCGTGTAACCATAATGAAGCTATGCTCCAGTTGTTCCTAAAGCCCATATAATGCAAAGGTTTTAACACCTCATTGCACTGCCGAGTCAGGGCTGCCAGTGTCCCGAGGAGGGATATGAACACACCAAGTTCTCCAGTGCTGCTGCGACAGGCTCGGGAAAAGAGTTTCACAAAGAGGTCGGATCTCATTTTCACTGAGAAGCAGAGGATTTGTTTGAACAGAACAAATACATTACTGCTTTATTAACTTTAGCTGGATAGGTATATGACTTCAGTTTTAGTATTTTAGTAACCTAAGCATCATCTTTAAGTTTTAAATAGTTACACAAACATTTATCTATGCAAGCAAGCTTGATCTTTTTATAAACCAGTGTAGTCAACAGAAAGACTTCCTGGGACTTCTAGAAGAACATGAAGGACTAGACAGAGATGAATAATTCTTTTTACATAAATCTGAATGTAAGGGATCAAAACAATTAAATTTTGTATCCTCAAATGTTACATAAGACTTGAATTTTGGCATCATTTACTGTAGTTTAGTACAATTGAGCAGTCACTTAGTATTTCAGGAGGTAGTATTTCTCCTGTTTGTCAAGAAGGAAGtgaaatttttcagaaacaccttttttttttaaaactttatttccatTGAAGTGTAAAGTTTGGAGCAGTGTAATAGCAAGACAAGAGTTTCTAagtctcctctccttcccctgagGACGTACATGAAATGGAGAAGTATTCTATATCTCACTAAGAAGCAAAAGATGCTAACCAGTATTTCCAAGAGCTTctctttgcaatattttttcacaaatcCAGTAGAGCCCTTCTTGCAGGATGCTATCTCACTGTGGCCAAGCCTCACTTTAATTAGACCTCCATGCTCATCACCGCCTCTAAACGAGCAAGCAGGGGTACACATGCTGCCTttgctggctctgcaggagctCTCTCTGTACCCTCTGCAACAATGGGATCCAGAGTCCCAGCTGCCTCAATTCCCTTCCCAAAGGCCATGAGTGACCCACCGGTCATTCGGGCATGCATCCACACAAAGTCCCAGCCACCACAGCTTCTACGTTTCCAGTCCCGCTCTTCCATGAGGCACAACAGGGGCTCAACTCAGTTACCCAAACACAGGTGAAGAGTCACCTCTGTGGCATCCAGGTCGTCCATGAGAGCTGGCAGAAAGGACACTGAAGGCCCCAGTCGTGTATGCAATACCCTCGAGCTTTCCCATTCATCTCAAATTACACTAACTCACATATTAAACATACATATTAAACTGAGCTCCATAGTCTTTGCTGAgaatgaggagaaaaacaatcaaacaaaaaaacacacataaccTTTTATGTTAGCTAATGCCAAAAATGTAAGCTCAcgacaaaataaaatttacatgcATTCATCTGGCCcagtttcttcctcttctcagGGAGTACTTTGGATTCACCTGCACATACGGCTTCCCCAAATCCCAGAATTTCTCTCCATCTTCTCTGCAGACAGTTTCCCTTCCCCTTGGTAAGCATTTAGTAAAGTATCTCACTGGTGTGAAAATCTATTCCTGTGTTCTTCTCTCCTGTGAAAATATGTTCATGCTTTTGAATTCCCCATTAGCAAGTCTCCTTCTAATTGCCTTCCTCAGGCAAGCAACGTCCTTCTCTCCGTGCTTTGCGTCTTCCTGCCTGGAGTTCAGATGTAACAAACCGGCTGAACCCAGCTAGCAGCAGTCTCTGACCAAGAGGGCTTCCTTTGACCCAGTGGTCACTGAAATTTAATCACTGTCAGTAATTAACCCAGCATCAGGTCCAAGAGTCTTTGCTGGGCTTTGTCTGAACATGGAGGTGACAGACAACAGGGAAGGCAGCCAAGTGTCACACAGAAAAAGCTCGCTGTCTGACCCACAAATGCATCGAGTCCCCAGTATCAAATCTAATTGCTCTCAGCCAAATTTCCCAAACCCTTAGCATGTTTCATGAAATAACTTAGTCTAATTCTAAATGTCAACTGCAGATTGTATTCCGTGCACATGTATATCTATGTGAATACCCAGCTCCCTACTAAATGTCATTCAGCCACTTTTAGCAACATTCATATTCAAAATTATTCAGATCTTTATAAGTGCCTCAGTGACAAGGGAACTTGTATGCTCATGTCAGGTGCCACCGACGATCCAAACTGCATCTGTCATTAGACTCTGTTTTGCAATTATACGTGGCGATAGGCCCCTCTCCTGAGAGGTTTCCTACGTAGCCCACAAACCACATCGAAGCAGTGGGGCTCTGGTGCAGAGAAGTTGGATAACAGCAAAAACATCTAGTGGAAACCATCCCCCCCAGATCTAAACTGAAGATAATTGCAAACACTAGTGCATCTGTGAACGCTGAACCTTTTGAAGCACTTCTtctattctttattctttgccTCTTCAAGTAAAGAAGATAAATACTGCCAAATGCAGTATGTTTAATACTAAAAAACATtgttccctcctgcctccccagcaATTTTATATGTTAGATACTGTGTGCTCCCTGAACAGGAAAACCTTTTGTTCTGTGTGTGCAAGTCTATCATTCGGgcatcctgctctgcagctggagcccctgggtgctgcagtcCTAAAAACAAGCAAGGATCCTGACAGAGGACACCCCACCAAAAGCCAGTCTTGCCCACACTTCAGTCAAGATCGCTCGGTAGCTACCTCAGTAGGAACTGAATCCGATCCAGAGTTGTGAAAAAAGCTTGCCATCAAAATATGCCAGCTTGTTCACATAAAAGATAGAAGCAAATGacctcttttatttaaaaaaagcaatcacAGTGCTGCACTCGAAACACAGAGCAATGGTCTCAGCATGAGGCCAGAAAGATTTGGaaactgtagaaaatatttcaagttcaTTAAATACCCTTAGGATGCAATAGCACAATACaagccatgaaaataaatgttgacatacagaaagctatttttacaTAATGACTATTAATTGTGAAGTTCCTCCTGGGCAGTAAATGATACAACTGTAACACCAGGAGAAGGGTAATTGCTTTGATTCAACATCCCAGTGTGTATTTCCAGAgcatttaacaacaacaacaacaaagcgacacacacacaaaagacaaCCTCCAAACACCTGAAAGCTGAACTCAGCTAACTGTTTGAAAGAGGTCTTTGGTATATTTCAGATTAGCAGCAAGCTCAGTCCCTCTAAAGTTTCACTTGAAGCCTTGTACTTTACCATTGAACCTTGAGGCTGAATACTAATTTCTGTGCTGACCTATTTACATGGATTTATtggctcacttttttttttttttttctcaataatttGGTTCAATCTTTCAGAACAGGGCAGCTGGAACTTTCAAAcacttctcccctcccctgcacAGCCTTTAAACATGCcttttccttcttatattgCTAAATGTTTCTCTTTATGGTCACACAAAGTCGTTTTAAGTGCTCTGTCTCTTTTGGGATCTCCATCCcatttttcaagtttcttcACTCATAAAATTCAGCAACAAATACAAGTTATTATGCTCACTGAAGTTTCCTGAAGAATAAGACAACTATAACAAGTCAGCTACCAAACTGACACTTGTAACTCCTGATTTAAGTCCTGCGAAGCCACCTGAACTTCCACAAACTTACCAATAAAACTGCTATTTcacaacaacagcagcatgaCCAATCTGAAAAGGCCACAGATCAGAACACTTGCAGGAAAATTACAAATCCTGtctaaaatctgaatttttgctCCTGGTAAATGACTGCTCCTGGTGTGAGAACACATTGTTTACAGCTATTGACACCAGCTAGCTAGAACAAATCTCCCCAACTGAAAGTCAGTAATTATCACTAAAATAAGTAAACTGCAACATGCAAGACTACAAAGGGGGGGAATCCAGCAACTGGCATTGCTGTTGTCAGGTTAGCTTTGCTTCCCGCTGTTATTCTACAGGAGGAAATCATTGTAGTTCTTAtttaaaagaagctgaaagacTCAAATAGAAACATGCATCAGGCCAACCTCTAATGCTTCATCCACTGGTTCACTTGCAAGATAAAGTCTGACTGTAGCGTGCCCAGCACTTTACCTGTCCTGCCACACAACTTCACAGCACAGGAAGCTTTGTCTGTTTCAAAAATGATTTCCACAGAGCACACTCCAACACATTTTCATGCAGCTAGCCCCTCCTCAGACCCAGTAATTTGGACCATCCtcttctgcaaacttgctgcaaaggaggaaggggggTTAAAACATGTGGAGCAGCAAGCATGACAAATTACAAAGCCAGAAGCACCTGGGTAACTCATTATTGCTGACAGCCCCACTCAGtttttgccacttttttttttttttttttttttttaaaaacagatactCCAGTAACTGTTCCTGGAAGAACGAAGGGCAGAAGCATACCCAAAGAGAGGTGAAGTGGTTTAGAAGAGTGTTTGTTGCTTATAAAAATAACCAGCAGGCAAGACACATGAAATAGCTGCAGCCGCTGGAAGCAAAAACCTTTCCAGCAATGTGAAAAAAAGAGGCACCAGAATGactaaaaagagataaaaaagcCCTTACTGGGTACAGCACACTGACGTGTACGCTTTCCTACCCCCTGCAGTCGGAGTTTGGGtggttttctcttcttctcGGCCCGTTAAGGAGAACACCGGCTAACTGTGACCTCTAGCGGCCGCGCGCCGCGCCGTACGAGGGGAGCTGCGAAGCCTGCTGGAGGCACCGTGGGCATTTATCCCGACCTCTCTCCAAGTGTTTTACAGGGAGAGGCCAAACAGCGATAAACTCAGAGTGCTTAATCGCattcttctttaaaacaagCGGTTCTACAGAATCACACGGCCATCCACGTCTTGTAAGGCATCCTGCAAACCTCCGCTGGGGGAGGaacatggcagcagcagcaaaggctgcCAAGAGAAATCCCTGAATCTGGAGCAGGAACGGGCGGGGGTGGCAGAACACTGCCCTAACCTGGGTGTCCTGTTGCAGGCGGAGCCCCCGGGCCACAAAGCCTCTGGGATCAGCGGGGAGAAGAGGCACTCACCTGCTCTCTGTCCTGGCAGCACGCCGGCACCTGGAGGCATCGCCCCGAGGGGAGAGCTCCGGGAGATGCTCCAGGTGGCGGCGAGCATGGAAAAAGGCTCAGCCCTAAGAGCCCGAGTGTCAGGGTaccagagaaagagaaaggcaaaagtGGTGGAAGCGAGGAGCTCCCTGTGCGTGCTGCCACCCCTGAAATCCGAGCTCTGGAGGGCGGCCCGGGTGGCGCCAGCTGGTGCCCGATGTAAGCCGCGGCGGGGCGTCGGAAACCCGGCGAGGGGccggagcggggcagggggcgCCCGCTGTGCCTTGTGACTGCCCGCTGCCCGCACggcaagggaggaggaggaggagcgcCGCCTCCTCTTCcaccccccctcctcctccccctccagATGTGTGCGGGTCCCCGGCCGGGGACAGCCCTTCGGGGAGGCGGCAGCGCCGCtccgcagccccctgcccgggcACCGCCGGCGGCCAACTTCGCCGGGGAGACCCGCGGGGGGGGGTAGAGCCGCCTGcatccctccatccatccctgGTGCCGGCGGCGCCTCTCCCGcccccccagctctcctccctccctccctccctccatccgtccctccatccctccctccttccctccaccctccctcgttccctccccgcccgccccgtcGCCGAGCGGGAGCCGCCAGCGGTGCGAGCGGAGCCGGAGCCGGGGCAGCCGCTGCCGCCCCCCGCctcgcccggcccggcccggcccggcccggcccctgcccctcttcctcctcctcctcttcctcctcctcctccgtcCCGCCCAAGCCATGAACTTTGGCCGCGGCCCCCCGGTGGTGTTGAACGTCGGGGGCACCCGGTACTCCTTCTCCCGGGAGGTGCTGAAGGATTTCCCGCTGCGGCGGGTGAGCCGCCTGCACGGCTGCCTGTCGGAGCAGGACGTGCTGGAGGTGTGCGACGACTACGACCGGGAGCGGAACGAGTATTTCTTCGACCGGCACTCGGAGGCTTTCGGCTTCATCATGCTCTACGTGCGGCACGGCCACCTGCGCTTCGTGCCGCACATGTGCGAGCTCTCCTTCTACAACGAGCTGCTCTACTGGGGGCTGGAGGGCTCCCACCTCGACTACTGCTGCCAGCGCCGCCTCGACGACCGCCTGGCCGAGTCGCGGCCCTATTACTGCCCCGAGGAGCCGGCGGGGGACGCGGGCGGCGACCCCCGGGCCaaggggcggcgggcggcggggggcgagggCGGCAAGTGGCTGGAGAGGATGCGGAGGACTTTCGAGGAGCCCACGTCTTCCCTGGCCGCCCAGGTCCTGGCCACCGTCTCCATCCTCTTCGTCATCGTGTCCATGGTGGTGCTGTGCGCCAGCACCCTGCCCGAGTGGCGGGCGCCGGAGAACCGCAGCgtggaggagcagagcaggtaCACAGCAGAGTCAGTGAGGGAGCCCTCAGGGTAGGAGGATCCTTTATTTTCCCGCTGTCCGCCCCCTCCCAGTGTGTCCCGTCCGCTGTGTCCCGCCGCTCGTCGCGATGCTCTGGAGGTGTCGGGGGGTCGGGGCCGCGCCGCTTCCCCACCCGCACCCGCTGAGCCCCGAAATCAGCCCGGGGAGGGGCCATAGGTGGGCTCGGGGGAGCCGGAGCGGAACCGGAGTGCAGCCGGAGCGGAGCCGGAGCCATCGGGACGCGGCTCCCGCTCCTCCAAAGGCGCCGACCCCTCTCGTCTCAGCACTGCCGTGCCCCCCTTTAGAGGCACGGGGGGCTCCTCACCCACCTAGGGAGGCTCACACGCTCGGGAAATTGCGATAGACCCCTCTTcgtgggggagaaaaaaaaaaaaaaggaaaataaagccctgaaagaaagcaagcaagcagctcCCTTCTCTTTTACTTGGGGAAGAGTGCGCTGCGTGCGTTGGCACAGGAGCACACCCAGTGTTAGGCAGCTGATCTGGGAACATCTCGCATGGGGCGGCAGCTGGACCCCATTCCTCTGCCGCTCAGCTCCTCTGCATAGAGGCACCCGAGATGATCAGCCTGAGCATTAAGCTCCTGCAGATGCATCGCACAGTGCCCCAGGGTATGAACGGAGCAGATGTTTACATTTCCTTTAGACAAAACGTGAGTAAAGACACTAATGTTGTGAAACAGCTGCAGCAACCAGGGCATGGGGGTATAAGCCTCAGTCCTGGTGTTACACCTGTCAGAgcaaggccttttttttttgtcatctctgtGACCTCAGCTCAGGGTTACATCGATGTGACTGCTGACTTCAGTACCATTGTCCTCCATCTTCCGTTCTCTAGGGAACAGGATCAGGACCGCTCCAGTAAGACTTCTCTCATAAATAAGATTCAGATATAAAAGTAAACATTTCTCATGTTTTCCAGCTTCTCccttagtttaaaacaaatagaGTATTcaacaaaaaagttttcagcTTCTTCTCTGCTAAGGGGGCCCTACAGTGAAATTGCAGCCTAGCCATTATGAAATTACCATCCTTTACCGTAGAGTTAATTGGAATGTGATATATTATATCGTAGTAGCCAAATTAATTCCTTGGAAAGTATTTTCATAGTTTCCATTAACTTAATGGAAAGTGCacctgtatttctgtttgtagCTGAGCCAAAGCATTAATTGtatgaacaaaaagaaaacagatacagACTGAGAAGCTGTTGATTCCTGCCTACATGCAGATACGTCAAAAGTTGCTCTTACAGGTTCTTCCAGTTAAAAAACCTTAATCTTTGCTGTTACTTCGAAGAGGAGATGATCTGAGTGATCTCTGCTTAAGGCAGCAAGTTGCTTAGACACCCCCCCAATACACAGCTGAAAATATACGCAACAGCAATGATAGCATAAGTGACTTTGGTCATATCTTTGATCGCATCTTTATGATGTGGAAGTTAACAATTTTCAGTTACTGGGAGTTGCAGATGAACAAGGCAGATGacatgtaatttttctttcGTAGTGCCTTCAGCTTCAAAAACCTGGGTAGATATACACATGATTTTATTCCTCTGAGTGACTAAATTGTGTACTGAGAGTTTGAAGGATATGGTCCTAAGTACTTGTGGGATAGCGTGTAGCCAAGCACTTGTCAGGGCACTGAAGgctacttttaaaaaagaaagggccCCATCAGTGACGgggtgaggttttttttttttttaggaccAGCTGCAAGCAGTCTGTGgaattgcaataaaaaaaaagggggggggagggtggtATAAATAAAAGTTGCTGTTGAACAGTTTCTAACcattttcttgcaaaaatcTTCTTGCAGATGAGCACTAAATACAGGCTGGCTCATTTTGCGTGTGCCTTCACCCATGTGCTATCACTGCATATGTGAATCGATAGCAACTTAATGGTGAAGACACTGAAAACAGATACAAACGTGTTCCTGTCTGTCCACAGCTTGTCACCTGCTGAGGTGGCCCTGTTCTCTTACGGTAGCTACTCCTTTCTTTATCGTGTATGCAGCGTCATGACTAAAAAGCCTGCAATATCTGGAAAAAAGAAGTGAGCTACGATTAATTTTGAGCGACCCAGTCAAGTTACAACTAGTTACACTTGCCAAAGGATTTGTGTACTCTGGTGATGCCATCCATCCTGAGTGAGAGTGCTTGTAAACACCTGGCTGCTAGTTCCTGATCTATCTAAAAGTCTGAAGCCAAAtcctgggttttgtttattAAGTAAGGTATCTCATTAAAATCAAGTTCTATCTAATGTGATAAtacaacagtatttttctcaaGAGAAGTTGTGATATTACTGCTATAAGCAAGTGGGTTTTGACATACAGCACTATAATTACTAGTACAAAGACTACATTATcctaaaaacatattttaaaacttttaaaaatgaaaagtgaacgGGCTTATCTAGAACTCCTTAGAATGAAGACTTTGGGTGTAACCAACTATTAGATCAGTATGAGCCAGTGCTTAGAAGAGATGAGAATTACCTCTGGAAATTCAGCAACCCTAAAATCTCTCTGGCATT includes the following:
- the KCNG3 gene encoding potassium voltage-gated channel subfamily G member 3 isoform X1, which gives rise to MNFGRGPPVVLNVGGTRYSFSREVLKDFPLRRVSRLHGCLSEQDVLEVCDDYDRERNEYFFDRHSEAFGFIMLYVRHGHLRFVPHMCELSFYNELLYWGLEGSHLDYCCQRRLDDRLAESRPYYCPEEPAGDAGGDPRAKGRRAAGGEGGKWLERMRRTFEEPTSSLAAQVLATVSILFVIVSMVVLCASTLPEWRAPENRSVEEQSRYTAESVREPSGIIEAICIGWFTAECIVRFIVSKNKCEFVRRPLNIIDLLAITPYYISVLMTVFTGENSQLQRAGVTLRVLRMMRIFWVIKLARHFIGLQTLGLTLKRCYREMVMLLVFICVAMAIFSALSQLLENGLDLGTKNKDYASIPAACWWVIISMTTVGYGDMCPITVPGRILGGICVVSGIVLLALPITFIYHSFVQCYHELKFRSARYSRSLSAEFLN